The following are encoded in a window of Crocosphaera sp. UHCC 0190 genomic DNA:
- a CDS encoding heme-copper oxidase subunit III — protein sequence MDSSISSEQLQEGIGEHGHGHEHDAEGNSLFAFIVFLLSESIIFLSFFTGYIVYKTTTIDWLPAGVTGLEIKEPAINTVVLVSSSFVIYIAEQFLERRQLWGFRIFLLATIAMGSYFLVGQAIEWHGLEFGFTSGVFGGMFYLLTGFHGLHVFTGILLQTIMLGRSFYPGNYDNGHFGIMATSLFWHFVDVIWIILFVLLYLWQ from the coding sequence ATGGATAGTTCAATTTCGTCAGAACAGCTACAGGAAGGGATCGGAGAACATGGACATGGCCACGAACATGATGCAGAAGGGAATAGTTTATTTGCCTTTATTGTTTTTCTCCTTTCAGAAAGTATCATTTTCCTGAGTTTTTTCACAGGATATATTGTTTATAAAACCACAACTATTGATTGGCTACCTGCTGGAGTAACGGGACTCGAAATTAAAGAACCTGCTATTAATACGGTGGTTTTAGTTTCTAGTAGTTTTGTGATTTATATTGCAGAACAGTTCCTTGAACGTCGTCAACTCTGGGGTTTTCGTATATTCCTCTTAGCGACGATTGCCATGGGAAGTTATTTTTTGGTGGGACAAGCCATAGAATGGCATGGCCTTGAATTTGGCTTTACTTCAGGTGTATTCGGTGGAATGTTTTACCTCTTAACAGGGTTTCATGGGTTACACGTTTTCACAGGTATTCTCTTACAAACTATTATGTTAGGTCGTTCTTTCTATCCAGGAAATTATGATAATGGTCATTTTGGGATAATGGCAACCTCTCTTTTTTGGCATTTTGTTGATGTCATTTGGATTATTTTATTTGTCCTTCTTTATCTTTGGCAGTAA
- a CDS encoding J domain-containing protein, producing MEVVAFINDSFFNFLLLGLIFFGICWTFAVAKSHPSSTPVLNGQHKPFACLLEDIPKHYLKGQFYPLATPLLTPLTCLLEDAPSTALKGQFYPLATPLMTPLTCLLEDVPSTALKGQFYPFATPLACVWELGWFSFYRQQMGKPGINYWQWQNDPLIHQFSPELSDLLSLKEPHSLVKGVLESLGEEYHSFWTWDNLCAFKQWHQETSKSLGLTRLQAIYSFCYKMSWNTLEFLLVDNKITLDPILLDEASPWWKVLGITTFSPPTKAEKAYKNLLRLWHPDRTLHPLAHQITARINTAYEEYQLRQEKKAQRMNSLQNFFKK from the coding sequence ATGGAAGTGGTAGCTTTTATTAATGATTCCTTCTTCAACTTTTTATTACTGGGATTAATATTTTTTGGGATTTGTTGGACATTTGCTGTTGCCAAAAGTCACCCCTCTTCTACTCCAGTTTTGAACGGTCAACATAAACCTTTTGCCTGTTTATTGGAAGATATCCCAAAACATTACTTAAAAGGACAATTTTATCCTTTAGCAACTCCTTTACTTACCCCTTTAACCTGTTTATTAGAAGATGCCCCCTCCACTGCTTTAAAAGGACAATTTTATCCTTTAGCAACCCCCTTAATGACTCCTTTAACTTGTTTATTAGAAGATGTCCCCTCCACTGCTTTAAAAGGGCAATTTTACCCCTTCGCAACCCCTTTAGCTTGTGTATGGGAATTAGGATGGTTCTCATTTTATCGTCAACAAATGGGAAAACCTGGGATTAATTATTGGCAGTGGCAAAATGACCCTTTAATTCATCAATTTTCCCCTGAATTATCCGATTTATTAAGTTTAAAAGAGCCTCATTCTTTAGTGAAAGGAGTTTTAGAATCTTTAGGGGAAGAATATCATTCATTTTGGACTTGGGATAATCTTTGTGCCTTTAAACAATGGCATCAAGAAACGAGCAAAAGTTTAGGGTTAACTCGTTTACAAGCTATTTATTCTTTCTGTTATAAAATGTCTTGGAATACTTTAGAATTCTTACTTGTAGATAATAAAATAACCCTTGATCCTATCTTACTAGATGAAGCATCTCCTTGGTGGAAAGTTTTAGGAATTACTACATTTTCTCCCCCAACAAAAGCAGAAAAAGCCTATAAAAATTTACTGCGTTTATGGCATCCTGACCGCACTTTACACCCCCTTGCTCATCAAATTACAGCGCGGATTAATACCGCTTATGAAGAATATCAATTACGACAGGAAAAGAAAGCACAACGGATGAATTCACTTCAAAATTTTTTCAAAAAATAA
- a CDS encoding LD-carboxypeptidase produces MNPWKKPPFLQPGDTIQVIAPSGALKEFTALEKGLEIWRSQGYQVELGNQWNAHYGYLGGTDQQRRDALLQAWKNPEVKAIICTRGGYGSARLLENGDWEAIFAEFPKWLVGFSDITGLLWNLAKVGISSLHGPVLTTLAQEPDWSLQRLFNYLQGYPLDSLQGQGWGGGQVKGRLLPANLTVGTHLLGTPLQPSLEGVILALEDVGEVPYRIDRQLTQWRLMGAFRGVKGIALGRFSRCDRPSESSRWTVEDVLRDRLGDLGIPVVSELPFGHDGVNACLPVGIEVQLDGDQGCLEFITEC; encoded by the coding sequence ATTAACCCCTGGAAAAAACCCCCTTTTCTTCAACCTGGAGATACAATACAAGTCATCGCACCTAGTGGCGCACTCAAAGAATTTACTGCCTTGGAAAAAGGCTTAGAAATTTGGCGATCGCAAGGTTATCAGGTAGAATTAGGCAACCAATGGAACGCCCATTATGGTTACTTAGGGGGAACGGATCAACAACGTCGAGACGCTTTACTACAAGCCTGGAAAAACCCTGAAGTGAAGGCCATTATTTGTACCAGAGGGGGTTATGGTAGTGCAAGGTTATTGGAAAATGGAGATTGGGAGGCAATTTTTGCGGAATTTCCGAAGTGGCTCGTTGGCTTTTCTGATATTACGGGATTACTCTGGAATTTAGCCAAAGTAGGGATTTCTAGCCTTCATGGCCCCGTCTTAACGACTTTAGCTCAAGAACCTGACTGGTCACTGCAAAGATTATTTAATTATCTCCAAGGGTATCCGTTGGACTCCTTGCAAGGTCAAGGGTGGGGAGGCGGTCAAGTCAAGGGACGGTTACTTCCTGCTAATTTAACCGTAGGGACACACCTCTTGGGAACCCCCCTACAACCCTCATTAGAGGGGGTCATATTAGCCCTAGAAGATGTAGGAGAAGTCCCCTATCGCATTGATCGTCAATTAACTCAGTGGCGGTTAATGGGTGCATTTCGGGGGGTGAAAGGTATTGCTTTAGGGCGGTTTAGTCGTTGCGATCGCCCCTCAGAAAGTTCCCGTTGGACAGTGGAAGATGTCTTGCGCGATCGCCTGGGAGATCTGGGCATTCCGGTGGTGTCTGAGTTACCCTTTGGTCATGATGGGGTTAATGCCTGTTTGCCTGTGGGGATTGAGGTACAATTAGATGGGGATCAGGGCTGTTTGGAATTTATCACAGAATGCTAA
- a CDS encoding GMC family oxidoreductase, with protein sequence MIIDDQHYDVIIVGTGAGGGTLANKLAPTGKKILILERGDFMPLEEQNRANVDVFKKERYRASERWYDKDGETFSPQTNYAVGGNTKIYGAALVRMREKDFDAVEHQEGISPAWGLKYKDFEPYYTEAESLYMVHGQTGDDPTEPPRSADYPLPAIENEPHIQKIVEAITKQGLHPTTLPLSLTRSEDDPTGDSEVFGIVPALKHPNVTLKTLAKAVCLLTNSSGKAVRAVEVEINGQSYLFFGDIIVLACGAINSAALLLKSANHKHPKGLANSSDQVGRNFMKHHQTAMVELSVTPNSGQFLRSVSVNDFYWGDENFPYPMGHIENTGGLLQDIIFAESPPILSVLAKGMPGFGLQQLAQRSIGWWMYTETLPDPNNRVRVQGDKLYLDYTPNNIEAHDRLIYRWIDVLKAGEKKLGSSVFEKLAIYPRGEVPLQTVANQCGTCRFGEDPNTSVLDLNCRTHDLENLYVVDSSFFPSSAGVPPALTVIANALRVGDHLK encoded by the coding sequence ATGATTATTGATGATCAACATTATGACGTAATTATTGTTGGTACAGGAGCCGGAGGTGGCACTTTAGCCAATAAATTGGCCCCCACAGGTAAAAAAATTCTCATCCTAGAAAGAGGGGATTTTATGCCATTAGAGGAGCAAAATAGAGCGAACGTTGATGTCTTTAAAAAAGAACGTTATCGCGCTTCTGAACGCTGGTATGATAAGGATGGTGAAACCTTTTCTCCTCAGACGAATTATGCCGTAGGAGGTAATACCAAAATCTACGGCGCAGCTTTGGTGAGAATGCGAGAAAAAGATTTTGATGCAGTAGAACATCAAGAGGGTATTTCCCCCGCTTGGGGTCTAAAATACAAGGACTTTGAACCCTATTATACTGAAGCAGAAAGCTTATATATGGTTCATGGTCAAACAGGAGATGATCCCACTGAACCCCCTCGTAGTGCTGATTATCCCTTACCTGCCATCGAAAATGAACCCCACATCCAAAAAATTGTTGAGGCAATCACGAAACAAGGGTTACATCCCACCACTCTACCTCTCAGTTTAACCCGTTCTGAAGATGACCCCACGGGAGACTCGGAAGTATTCGGCATTGTCCCCGCTTTAAAACACCCTAATGTTACTCTAAAAACTTTAGCAAAAGCGGTCTGTTTATTGACTAATTCCTCTGGAAAAGCAGTAAGAGCAGTAGAAGTAGAAATAAATGGTCAATCTTATCTCTTTTTCGGGGATATTATCGTTTTAGCCTGTGGTGCCATTAATTCAGCGGCCTTATTATTAAAATCAGCTAATCATAAACATCCCAAGGGGTTGGCTAATAGCTCCGATCAGGTGGGACGTAATTTCATGAAACACCATCAAACGGCCATGGTGGAACTCAGTGTTACCCCTAACTCTGGTCAGTTTTTGCGTAGTGTTAGCGTCAATGACTTTTATTGGGGTGACGAAAATTTCCCTTATCCGATGGGTCATATTGAGAATACGGGAGGACTACTGCAAGACATTATTTTTGCCGAGTCTCCCCCCATTTTATCGGTATTAGCGAAAGGAATGCCTGGGTTTGGCCTCCAACAGTTAGCTCAACGTTCTATTGGTTGGTGGATGTATACAGAAACTTTACCTGATCCTAATAATCGGGTTAGAGTTCAAGGGGATAAACTCTATCTTGACTATACACCCAATAATATTGAGGCCCACGATCGCCTGATTTATCGTTGGATAGATGTCCTCAAAGCGGGGGAAAAAAAGCTAGGAAGTTCTGTTTTTGAGAAACTAGCGATTTATCCCCGTGGTGAAGTTCCCCTACAAACTGTTGCTAACCAATGCGGAACTTGTCGCTTTGGGGAAGATCCTAATACTTCTGTTCTTGATCTTAACTGTCGCACCCATGATCTCGAAAACCTCTATGTAGTGGATAGTAGTTTCTTCCCCTCAAGTGCAGGGGTTCCCCCCGCTTTAACTGTTATTGCTAATGCCTTGCGAGTTGGGGATCATCTCAAATAG
- a CDS encoding DUF2949 domain-containing protein, whose amino-acid sequence MNSFDKHQRFLHFLRQELDIPAESIALVQRHPELPYSSFPMLLWRYGLITLSQLERIFDWLDYGWVSSSKQLES is encoded by the coding sequence ATGAACAGCTTCGATAAACATCAACGATTTCTCCACTTCCTAAGGCAAGAACTAGATATTCCTGCGGAATCAATTGCCTTAGTACAGCGTCATCCTGAACTTCCCTACAGTTCCTTTCCCATGCTGCTGTGGCGTTATGGCTTGATTACTTTATCTCAATTAGAACGCATTTTTGATTGGTTAGACTATGGTTGGGTAAGTTCTAGTAAACAGCTTGAAAGTTAA
- a CDS encoding NAD(P)/FAD-dependent oxidoreductase — MVSQNNNTELHHVVIVGGGFGGLYAAQKLAKAPVKVTLIDKRNFHVFQPLLYQVATGGLSPADISSPLRSLLSKNKNTEVLMGEVTSIDPERQTVTMRYRELEYDSLILATGVTHQYFGNDWEDKAPGLKTIENAQEIRRRIFIAFEAAEKEPNPERRKDWLTFVLVGGGPAGVELAGALAELAHGTLKEDFRNIDTSQAEIILLQSPNCILPAYPPHLSAKAQASLEKLGVTVKTGVRVTDIKGQLVSYRQGETVEQIRARTILWTAGMKASAMANVLAECADAQLDKAGRVMVEPDFNLAKYKNIFVIGDLAHYADSEGNLLPGIAPVAMQEGEYVARFIRNGLQNRPLAPFKYLDWGNLAVIGKHQAVVDMGWLKLSGFLAWFVWLFIHVFYLLEFDNKLIVMIQWAWSYFTESKGARLITTPGQDPEIKLEDDHETIIYEASVQAPHRLEVG; from the coding sequence ATGGTTAGTCAGAATAATAACACTGAACTTCATCATGTCGTCATTGTCGGTGGTGGTTTTGGAGGACTTTATGCCGCCCAAAAACTAGCTAAAGCCCCCGTCAAAGTCACCTTAATTGATAAACGTAACTTTCATGTTTTCCAACCTTTACTTTATCAAGTGGCAACGGGAGGTTTATCCCCTGCGGATATTTCTTCCCCATTACGCTCTCTTTTAAGTAAAAATAAAAACACTGAAGTGTTAATGGGAGAAGTTACCAGTATTGATCCCGAACGGCAAACCGTTACAATGCGTTACCGAGAACTTGAATATGACTCCCTCATTTTAGCCACAGGTGTCACCCATCAATACTTTGGCAATGACTGGGAAGATAAGGCCCCTGGCTTGAAAACCATTGAAAACGCCCAAGAAATTCGTCGGCGGATATTTATTGCTTTTGAAGCAGCAGAAAAAGAACCCAACCCCGAAAGAAGAAAAGACTGGTTAACCTTTGTGTTAGTCGGTGGGGGCCCGGCTGGAGTAGAATTAGCAGGAGCCTTAGCTGAATTAGCCCATGGCACCTTAAAAGAAGATTTCCGCAATATTGATACCTCCCAAGCAGAAATCATCCTCTTACAAAGTCCTAACTGTATTTTACCCGCTTATCCGCCCCATCTCTCCGCCAAAGCCCAAGCATCCTTAGAAAAATTAGGCGTAACTGTCAAAACAGGGGTCAGAGTAACCGATATTAAGGGTCAATTGGTTAGTTACCGTCAGGGTGAAACGGTAGAGCAAATTCGCGCCCGCACCATTCTCTGGACAGCAGGAATGAAAGCCTCTGCTATGGCTAATGTTTTAGCGGAATGTGCCGATGCTCAACTCGATAAAGCGGGACGAGTTATGGTGGAGCCTGATTTTAATCTAGCCAAGTACAAAAATATTTTTGTGATTGGAGATTTAGCCCATTATGCTGATAGCGAAGGCAACCTGTTACCTGGTATTGCTCCTGTAGCGATGCAAGAAGGGGAATATGTGGCCCGTTTTATTCGTAATGGATTGCAAAACCGTCCTTTAGCCCCGTTTAAGTATTTAGACTGGGGTAACTTGGCAGTTATTGGGAAACACCAAGCCGTTGTTGATATGGGTTGGCTCAAATTATCAGGTTTCCTTGCTTGGTTTGTCTGGTTATTTATCCATGTCTTCTACTTACTGGAATTCGACAACAAGCTAATTGTGATGATTCAGTGGGCTTGGAGTTACTTCACAGAAAGCAAGGGCGCACGTTTAATTACCACACCAGGACAAGACCCTGAAATCAAGCTGGAAGATGATCATGAGACGATTATTTACGAAGCATCGGTTCAAGCTCCCCATCGTCTAGAAGTTGGGTAG
- a CDS encoding DUF2231 domain-containing protein, which yields MFNYLPPLNDHNLPYPDTLHPIVVHFVIAMVLFAFLCDVIGYFTQNPRLYEVSWWNMLIATASIFVAIIFGQYEAGLAQPYEVVQPVLNLHTLIGWSLSGLIASITGWRYVIRSRNPENLPIPYLGLGLILVAIVGVQVYLGDELVWVYGLHTVPVVEAIKEGILQ from the coding sequence ATGTTTAATTATCTTCCACCTTTGAACGACCACAATTTACCTTATCCCGACACCCTTCATCCGATTGTTGTACATTTCGTAATTGCAATGGTTTTGTTTGCATTTTTATGCGATGTTATTGGTTATTTTACTCAAAATCCCCGTTTATATGAAGTAAGTTGGTGGAATATGTTAATTGCCACTGCTTCTATCTTTGTTGCCATTATTTTTGGTCAATATGAAGCAGGGTTAGCCCAACCTTACGAAGTCGTACAACCCGTGTTAAATCTTCATACCCTGATTGGTTGGTCATTATCAGGACTTATTGCGAGTATTACCGGGTGGCGTTATGTCATTCGCTCAAGAAACCCTGAAAATCTGCCCATTCCTTATCTGGGACTGGGACTAATTTTAGTGGCCATTGTTGGGGTTCAAGTGTATCTCGGAGACGAGTTGGTATGGGTTTATGGACTGCATACCGTCCCTGTTGTTGAAGCAATTAAGGAGGGGATTTTACAATAA
- a CDS encoding cytochrome c oxidase subunit II — MKPRNILFLIAYAIALTGISLWIGQVSYSWFPPQASAESVLIDKLFAFLVTIGAFIFLGITGVMIYSVVFQRAAKYDFSDGPHIEGNVTLEIVWTAIPILLVFWLAGYSYQIYQQMAIRGPMEVMHLGMGHGDTPTVVEEQSIEEIEVISKQWAWVFRYPGSNVTSTELHLPANRRIRLALQSEDVLHGFYIPAFRLKQDIVPNKTTDFEFTPIREGTYRLRDSQFSGTYFATMQANVVVESPEAYENWLSEAKKRQPLPAYNQAASEYTQQTSKTGWPTVVPAAPPVVNYPT; from the coding sequence ATGAAACCTCGCAATATTCTATTTTTGATTGCTTATGCGATCGCCTTAACAGGGATAAGTCTTTGGATAGGACAAGTATCCTATTCTTGGTTTCCCCCCCAAGCTTCGGCAGAGTCTGTCCTAATTGACAAATTATTTGCCTTCCTGGTGACCATAGGAGCCTTTATCTTTTTAGGGATCACAGGGGTGATGATTTATTCAGTCGTCTTTCAGAGGGCGGCCAAATATGATTTTAGTGATGGCCCCCATATTGAAGGCAATGTCACCCTAGAAATCGTCTGGACAGCCATTCCTATCCTGTTGGTGTTTTGGTTAGCTGGCTATAGTTACCAAATTTATCAACAAATGGCCATTCGTGGCCCCATGGAAGTAATGCACTTAGGGATGGGTCACGGAGACACCCCGACTGTCGTTGAAGAACAATCTATTGAAGAAATTGAGGTGATCTCCAAACAGTGGGCCTGGGTGTTTCGTTATCCTGGTAGCAACGTTACCAGTACAGAATTGCATCTTCCGGCTAACCGAAGAATTCGTCTAGCCCTACAATCAGAAGATGTGCTACACGGCTTTTATATTCCCGCCTTTCGCCTCAAACAAGACATTGTTCCCAACAAAACCACCGACTTTGAATTTACCCCGATTCGGGAAGGGACCTATCGTTTAAGAGACTCTCAATTTAGTGGGACTTATTTTGCAACGATGCAAGCCAACGTAGTAGTGGAGTCCCCTGAAGCTTATGAAAACTGGTTATCTGAGGCCAAAAAACGGCAACCTTTACCGGCCTATAACCAGGCAGCGTCTGAATATACCCAACAAACTAGCAAAACTGGCTGGCCTACCGTTGTTCCGGCGGCCCCTCCCGTAGTGAATTACCCAACGTAA
- the ctaD gene encoding cytochrome c oxidase subunit I, whose product MTDSQVKNTNIITESYQDLSARDWRRYFSFSTDHKVIGIQYLVTAFIFFLVGGIFAMVIRGELITPEADLIDRTFYNGMFTMHGTIMLFLWTFPSLVGLSNYLVPIMIGAKDMAFPRLNAAAFWMVPVVGVLMIASFFVPSGSAQAGWWSYPPVSLQNPTGQLITGQFLWILAVAISGVSSIMGAVNFVTTIVKMRAPGMTFFRMPAFVWTVLSAQIIQLFGLPALTAGAVMLLFDLTVGTSFFDPSKGGNPILFQHLFWFYSHPAVYVIILPIFGIFSEIFPVYSRKPLFGYKVVAISSLIIAGVSGLVWVHHMYASGTPGWMRMIFMLSTMCVSVPTGIKVFAWVATIWGGKLRLNTPMLFALGALIMFIFAGVTGIMLSAVPVDIHVNNTYFVVGHFHYVLYGTVTMGMYAAIYHWFPKMTGRMYYESWGQVHFWLAFIGTNLNFLPMHPLGLQGMLRRVASYDPEYTFWNVVASLGAFLLGMSTLPFIVNMVSSWIQGPIAPSNPWRAIGLEWLVSSPPPIENFEDLPVVISEPYGYGKSDPLVSNLEGIIGHSE is encoded by the coding sequence ATGACAGACAGTCAAGTAAAAAATACCAACATTATTACAGAAAGCTATCAAGATCTATCGGCCAGAGATTGGAGACGGTATTTTAGCTTTAGTACCGATCATAAAGTCATTGGCATTCAATACCTTGTCACTGCCTTTATCTTCTTTCTCGTCGGTGGCATCTTTGCGATGGTCATTCGGGGAGAATTAATCACTCCAGAAGCAGATTTAATCGATCGCACCTTCTATAACGGAATGTTCACCATGCACGGCACAATTATGCTGTTTTTGTGGACATTTCCTTCGTTAGTAGGATTAAGCAATTATTTAGTTCCCATTATGATCGGGGCCAAAGATATGGCCTTTCCTCGCCTCAATGCGGCCGCCTTTTGGATGGTTCCCGTAGTGGGAGTATTGATGATAGCGAGTTTCTTTGTCCCCAGTGGTTCGGCCCAAGCGGGTTGGTGGTCTTATCCTCCTGTTAGTTTACAAAATCCCACGGGACAGTTAATTACTGGGCAATTTCTCTGGATTTTAGCCGTTGCGATTTCTGGGGTATCCTCAATCATGGGGGCGGTGAATTTTGTCACCACTATTGTCAAAATGCGGGCCCCTGGGATGACCTTTTTTCGGATGCCGGCCTTTGTTTGGACGGTTTTAAGCGCGCAAATTATTCAATTATTTGGTCTTCCTGCCCTCACCGCCGGGGCAGTGATGTTACTGTTTGATTTAACCGTCGGAACCAGCTTTTTTGACCCGTCTAAGGGTGGAAATCCCATTCTCTTTCAACATCTATTCTGGTTTTATTCTCACCCGGCAGTTTATGTGATTATTCTGCCCATCTTTGGCATTTTCTCAGAAATCTTCCCCGTCTATTCCCGTAAACCCCTCTTTGGTTACAAAGTGGTAGCTATTTCCTCTTTAATCATTGCGGGAGTGAGTGGGTTAGTTTGGGTGCATCATATGTATGCCAGTGGGACTCCTGGTTGGATGAGAATGATATTTATGTTATCCACCATGTGTGTCTCTGTTCCCACGGGCATTAAAGTATTTGCTTGGGTGGCAACAATATGGGGCGGTAAATTACGACTCAATACCCCCATGTTATTCGCCTTGGGTGCGTTGATCATGTTTATTTTCGCAGGTGTCACCGGAATTATGTTATCGGCGGTTCCTGTGGATATTCATGTCAATAACACCTATTTTGTCGTGGGGCATTTCCATTATGTTTTGTATGGAACCGTGACAATGGGAATGTATGCTGCCATTTATCATTGGTTCCCCAAGATGACAGGGCGTATGTATTACGAAAGTTGGGGTCAAGTTCATTTTTGGTTAGCCTTTATTGGCACTAATTTGAACTTTTTACCCATGCACCCTTTAGGGTTACAAGGAATGTTACGTCGGGTAGCTTCTTATGACCCTGAATACACCTTTTGGAACGTAGTGGCGAGTTTAGGGGCATTTTTGTTAGGAATGTCTACATTGCCCTTTATTGTTAATATGGTGAGTTCTTGGATACAGGGACCGATCGCACCCAGTAACCCTTGGCGAGCCATTGGGTTAGAGTGGTTAGTGTCATCTCCTCCCCCCATTGAGAATTTTGAAGATCTTCCTGTGGTTATTTCTGAACCCTATGGCTATGGTAAGTCAGACCCTTTGGTAAGTAACCTCGAAGGAATTATCGGCCATAGTGAGTAA
- the ahr gene encoding NADPH-dependent aldehyde reductase Ahr, whose amino-acid sequence MIKAYAVHEARGQLKSFEYDPGLLGEEEIEINVEYCGICHSDLSMLNNEWGMSQYPLVPGHEVVGTIGAVGNRVKTVSVGQKVGLGWFSRSCLTCEWCVGGDQNLCQTAESTIVGRHGGFADKVRAHYSWVFPLPPEINLETAGPLFCGGITVFNPIMECGIKSTDRVGVIGIGGLGHMALQFLHAWGCDVTAFSSSADKEAEAKQLGANHFVNSRNDNALKEVENSFDFILSTVNADLDWNGYINALRPKGRLHFVGVTPNPLSVQIFPLILGQKTVSASPLGSPTTIAQMLDFATRHKIEPLIEVFPLDQVNEAIAKLENGQPRYRLVLKV is encoded by the coding sequence GTGATTAAAGCCTATGCAGTCCATGAAGCTCGTGGACAATTAAAATCTTTTGAGTATGATCCTGGCCTCTTAGGAGAAGAAGAAATCGAAATTAATGTCGAATACTGTGGGATTTGTCATAGTGACCTCAGTATGCTCAATAATGAATGGGGAATGAGCCAATATCCCCTAGTTCCTGGTCATGAAGTTGTCGGAACCATTGGGGCAGTTGGCAATAGAGTCAAAACCGTTTCTGTTGGTCAAAAAGTAGGGTTAGGCTGGTTTTCCCGTTCCTGTCTTACTTGTGAATGGTGTGTCGGGGGGGATCAAAACCTTTGCCAAACCGCCGAAAGTACGATTGTTGGTCGTCATGGCGGGTTTGCTGACAAAGTACGGGCCCATTACAGTTGGGTGTTTCCCTTACCACCAGAAATCAATCTAGAAACCGCAGGGCCTTTATTTTGTGGCGGAATTACGGTTTTTAATCCGATTATGGAATGTGGCATTAAATCAACTGATCGCGTGGGAGTGATTGGTATTGGGGGGTTAGGTCACATGGCCCTTCAATTTCTCCATGCTTGGGGTTGTGATGTAACCGCTTTTTCCAGTAGTGCAGACAAAGAAGCAGAAGCCAAACAATTAGGGGCCAATCATTTTGTCAATTCCCGTAACGACAACGCCTTAAAAGAGGTGGAAAATTCCTTTGATTTCATTCTTTCAACCGTAAACGCCGATCTCGACTGGAATGGCTATATTAACGCCCTACGGCCGAAAGGAAGACTGCATTTTGTGGGTGTTACTCCCAACCCCTTATCTGTGCAAATTTTCCCCTTAATTTTAGGACAAAAAACCGTCTCAGCTAGTCCTTTAGGCAGTCCCACCACCATTGCCCAAATGTTAGACTTTGCCACACGCCATAAAATTGAACCCCTGATCGAAGTCTTCCCCTTAGACCAAGTAAATGAGGCGATCGCTAAATTAGAAAATGGTCAACCTCGATATCGGTTAGTGCTGAAAGTCTAG
- a CDS encoding DUF2231 domain-containing protein: MNPEAINLLQAELGANGLPYTIPIHPNLVHLTLGLFIIAIVFDTLGAMFGFQKPLFKIFAIPAIRSNFFDVGWYNLLAASIITVFTVAAGFYEMMLANPITDIKSAWGLDAMTTMLWHGVGGVFLFAFMVGMTIWRGFQRYIWRKERTIQVQWSYLGVGIFMLFLLFLHGTLGAQIAAEFGVHNTADQLLKIGQEAQLLPPSQS; encoded by the coding sequence ATGAATCCTGAAGCGATTAACTTATTACAAGCCGAGCTTGGTGCCAATGGACTCCCCTATACTATCCCCATTCATCCTAACCTAGTTCATTTAACCTTGGGATTATTTATTATTGCCATTGTTTTTGATACTTTGGGAGCAATGTTTGGGTTCCAAAAACCCCTGTTCAAAATCTTTGCTATTCCAGCTATTCGGTCAAATTTCTTTGATGTGGGTTGGTATAACCTCCTTGCTGCCTCAATTATTACCGTGTTTACCGTCGCTGCTGGGTTTTATGAGATGATGCTGGCTAACCCCATCACTGATATTAAAAGTGCTTGGGGACTTGATGCCATGACTACCATGTTATGGCATGGAGTGGGGGGAGTCTTTCTCTTTGCTTTTATGGTTGGCATGACTATTTGGCGTGGGTTTCAACGATATATCTGGCGCAAAGAAAGAACCATCCAAGTGCAGTGGAGTTATTTAGGGGTGGGAATCTTTATGTTATTTCTCTTGTTCCTTCATGGCACTTTAGGGGCGCAAATTGCGGCTGAATTCGGAGTCCATAATACAGCAGATCAACTGTTAAAAATAGGACAAGAAGCCCAGTTGTTGCCACCTTCACAATCCTAA